A window from Bacteroidota bacterium encodes these proteins:
- a CDS encoding aspartate kinase has product MQVFKFGGASVKDAEAVRNVGNIITRYTDEPLLVVVSAMGKMTNAFEKLIESYYKQKPDLMENYQAIKDFHQNIINDLLVDQRSETYDDIDNLFLELECILETPAESSYDYTYDQIVCFGELISTRIISTWLNGHGLKNRWMDCRNFICTDTNHLEAHVDWPATEDIIQKKLLPIVKKQLVITQGFIGRSADLSTTTLGRDGSDYSAAIFAYGLGANSVTIWKDVPGVMNADPKKYEGAELVNHLSFKEAIELAYYGANVIHPKTIQPLRKKGLPLYVKSFYEPELKGTEINNIEQSNPQSFYIHKDKQALLSFSTKDFSFITEEHLSQIFTEFKQHNIRVNLMQNSAISFSVCVNASGHLEEVLDKLKTSFEIDVKNNVELLSVKNTTFEKNNLMLKNKTVLLEQKNQDMIQYAVMN; this is encoded by the coding sequence ATGCAGGTTTTCAAATTTGGAGGGGCATCAGTTAAAGATGCAGAGGCCGTAAGAAACGTTGGCAATATCATTACACGATATACCGACGAACCCTTACTGGTAGTGGTTTCGGCGATGGGTAAAATGACCAACGCCTTCGAGAAATTGATTGAAAGTTATTATAAACAAAAGCCTGATTTGATGGAAAATTATCAGGCCATTAAAGATTTCCACCAAAATATCATCAATGATTTGCTGGTTGACCAAAGAAGTGAGACTTACGATGATATAGACAACCTGTTTTTGGAGCTGGAGTGCATACTCGAAACCCCTGCCGAGAGCAGCTACGACTACACTTACGACCAAATTGTTTGCTTCGGAGAATTGATATCAACCCGCATAATATCGACTTGGCTTAATGGGCATGGGCTCAAAAACCGTTGGATGGACTGCCGCAACTTTATTTGTACCGACACCAACCATTTGGAAGCACATGTCGACTGGCCCGCTACCGAAGATATTATACAGAAGAAATTATTGCCTATCGTGAAAAAGCAATTGGTAATTACCCAAGGCTTCATTGGCCGCAGTGCCGATTTATCTACAACTACTTTGGGACGTGATGGCAGCGACTACTCAGCAGCCATATTTGCATATGGACTTGGGGCAAATTCTGTTACTATTTGGAAAGATGTACCTGGGGTGATGAATGCCGATCCTAAAAAATATGAAGGAGCCGAATTGGTGAACCACCTTTCATTTAAAGAGGCGATAGAACTTGCGTATTATGGTGCCAATGTAATTCACCCCAAAACGATACAGCCACTTAGGAAGAAGGGATTACCGCTTTATGTCAAATCTTTTTATGAACCCGAGTTGAAAGGTACTGAAATAAATAATATCGAGCAAAGCAATCCGCAGAGTTTTTATATCCACAAAGACAAGCAAGCATTGCTTTCGTTCAGCACCAAAGATTTTTCATTTATTACTGAAGAACATTTAAGCCAAATTTTCACGGAATTTAAGCAGCACAATATCCGCGTCAATTTGATGCAAAATTCTGCCATCAGCTTTAGTGTATGCGTTAATGCCAGCGGGCATTTGGAAGAGGTTTTGGACAAACTGAAAACAAGTTTTGAGATAGATGTGAAAAACAATGTGGAACTACTTTCTGTAAAAAACACTACTTTTGAAAAAAATAATTTAATGCTTAAAAATAAGACAGTTTTGCTCGAACAAAAAAACCAAGATATGATACAATACGCTGTCATGAATTAA
- a CDS encoding T9SS type A sorting domain-containing protein: MKEKNTCKIYKWILAASIILCCNKTILSQQLINVRIIYIDPAKKIIALTNYLDADSNLSDWRVSSNGIDTPLSKLVTILGNLNPCKNTQSLVLQGLTMDPNKGSLSLHLPNLPIDSQSLHDFVQWGDSSQAFEADAVMKKIWRQGRYITAKPPFSFKCTYGDHDDTCWQGIKAPVINLRFAYVSNINNSICIKNAGVSNVDLSYSALCINGNCYDTIKNMPMNLLKGNLNILKNDSVVIQFKNDSILYSGSAALFAFPKLYNDTSVLLDFVQWGDSMQPYSSLAGQKGIWDSLQTVDIAKNDSIVYTGNYTFAQSGASYWETRHLLGIYLDEFRQDYVTLYPNPTAQFLNINSTISSKIYYHIIDITGKVMGNGTIYNTQQLDISKYANGIYYIKLYKDAGNPGIIKFVKVN; this comes from the coding sequence ATGAAAGAAAAAAATACTTGCAAAATTTATAAATGGATTTTGGCAGCCAGTATTATACTATGCTGCAATAAAACTATTCTAAGTCAACAACTAATTAACGTTCGGATTATATATATAGATCCGGCTAAGAAAATTATAGCATTGACTAATTATTTGGATGCAGATTCCAACTTAAGTGATTGGAGAGTTAGTTCAAACGGTATCGATACTCCTTTGTCGAAACTTGTTACGATATTGGGTAATTTGAATCCATGCAAAAACACCCAAAGTTTGGTATTGCAGGGTCTTACGATGGATCCCAATAAAGGCTCCCTAAGTTTGCATTTACCCAATTTGCCAATTGACTCACAATCGCTGCACGATTTTGTACAGTGGGGAGATTCTTCTCAAGCTTTTGAAGCTGATGCTGTCATGAAAAAAATATGGAGACAAGGTAGATATATAACGGCCAAACCTCCATTTTCTTTTAAGTGTACTTACGGCGACCACGATGATACTTGTTGGCAAGGAATAAAAGCACCTGTCATAAATCTGCGTTTTGCCTATGTGAGTAATATTAATAATTCTATATGTATAAAAAATGCAGGGGTATCTAATGTGGATTTATCTTATTCTGCTTTATGCATCAATGGAAATTGCTATGATACTATCAAAAATATGCCAATGAATCTCTTGAAAGGTAACTTGAACATTCTCAAAAATGATTCAGTGGTGATACAGTTTAAAAATGATTCAATACTTTATTCAGGTTCTGCGGCGTTGTTTGCTTTCCCAAAATTATATAATGACACTTCTGTATTGCTCGACTTTGTTCAATGGGGAGATAGTATGCAACCCTATTCGTCATTGGCAGGGCAAAAAGGTATATGGGATTCGCTGCAAACGGTAGATATAGCCAAAAATGATTCAATAGTGTACACAGGCAATTATACATTTGCACAAAGTGGTGCAAGCTACTGGGAGACAAGGCATCTGCTGGGGATATATCTTGATGAATTCAGGCAAGATTATGTAACTCTTTATCCAAATCCAACAGCACAATTCTTAAATATAAATTCTACTATTTCTAGTAAAATATATTATCATATAATTGACATCACAGGCAAAGTGATGGGCAATGGCACTATATATAATACCCAACAGCTAGATATAAGCAAATATGCAAACGGTATATATTATATCAAATTATATAAAGATGCAGGAAATCCTGGTATTATTAAGTTTGTGAAAGTAAATTAA
- a CDS encoding glycosyltransferase, giving the protein MISIITPIYNQLAMNKLFYESLLQNTFHPFELIIIDNKSDDGSREYFEGKEHVVLIKNEFNYSYPYCNNLGIQKSRFEYMAFLNNDIILSEDWDKKLMACMEVNDVQFICPCGTERMGTKELTTKRMLRWKLISTPLRKISVNILSLKWMMKLMYSSYEKYAASLFRKYGFKIKEGFCGFAILTTKTNLNKIEGMDIRVQEADWDLFVKVKKRSIDIGDMKPIQIALGIFVHHFGRLTAKSNFPDFKDRNNLYSFDDKWTEHERKKYLQNL; this is encoded by the coding sequence ATGATTAGTATTATAACGCCGATATATAACCAACTTGCGATGAATAAACTTTTTTATGAGAGTTTGTTGCAAAATACTTTTCATCCTTTTGAATTAATTATTATCGATAATAAATCGGACGACGGTTCGCGAGAGTATTTTGAAGGTAAAGAACATGTAGTTTTGATAAAAAATGAATTCAACTATTCATATCCTTATTGTAATAATTTGGGCATCCAAAAGTCAAGGTTTGAATATATGGCTTTTTTAAACAATGATATTATATTATCAGAAGATTGGGATAAAAAGTTGATGGCGTGCATGGAGGTGAACGACGTTCAATTTATATGCCCTTGTGGCACTGAACGTATGGGAACTAAAGAACTAACCACAAAGAGAATGCTACGGTGGAAACTGATTAGTACTCCATTGCGTAAAATCTCAGTGAATATTCTTAGTTTGAAATGGATGATGAAATTGATGTATAGCAGTTATGAAAAATATGCCGCCAGCTTATTTCGTAAATATGGATTCAAAATAAAAGAAGGCTTTTGCGGTTTTGCTATATTAACTACCAAAACCAATTTAAATAAAATTGAAGGCATGGACATCAGAGTGCAGGAGGCCGATTGGGATTTATTTGTAAAAGTTAAAAAAAGAAGTATTGATATTGGCGATATGAAGCCAATTCAAATTGCTTTGGGTATATTTGTGCACCACTTTGGGAGACTTACAGCAAAAAGCAATTTCCCCGATTTTAAAGACAGAAATAATTTATATTCATTCGATGATAAATGGACAGAACATGAAAGAAAAAAATACTTGCAAAATTTATAA
- the fbp gene encoding class 1 fructose-bisphosphatase: MTGLTTVHQFILDKQKDFPYATGELSRLLRDIILAARIINREVNKAGLVDILGNHGSINVQGEDVKKLDMLANEEFINALRRGPECAAVISEEDEDINYLNNNGHYIVAMDPLDGSSNIDVNVSIGTIFSIYRRLSPIGGPVTLEDCLQPGMNQVAAGYVLYGSSTMLVYTTGNGVNAFTLDLSIGEFCLSSQGITTPKMGKIYSVNEGNYKKFPVGVKNYIKYCQEDNKEENRPYSTRYIGSFVADFHRNLMKGGIYIYPPTAKDVNGKLRLIYECNPMAFLVEQAGGRATDGTRRILEIKPDELHQRVPVFIGSETMVLKAEEFVQAEVVA; encoded by the coding sequence ATTACAGGACTAACAACAGTACACCAATTTATTTTGGATAAACAAAAGGATTTTCCCTATGCCACAGGCGAACTATCGAGGTTATTGAGAGATATTATACTGGCAGCCCGCATTATAAACAGAGAGGTGAACAAAGCCGGCTTGGTTGATATTTTGGGAAACCATGGTTCTATTAACGTGCAAGGCGAAGACGTGAAGAAATTGGATATGCTCGCCAATGAAGAATTTATCAATGCCCTGCGTCGCGGACCTGAGTGTGCCGCTGTAATTTCGGAAGAAGACGAGGATATTAATTACCTCAACAACAATGGACATTATATCGTGGCCATGGATCCATTGGATGGTTCAAGCAATATTGATGTAAATGTTTCTATTGGGACCATTTTTTCTATCTATCGCCGCCTTTCACCCATTGGTGGTCCTGTTACATTGGAAGATTGCCTGCAACCCGGCATGAACCAAGTAGCTGCCGGTTATGTATTATATGGTTCGTCCACAATGCTGGTGTATACCACAGGCAATGGCGTAAATGCTTTTACTTTAGATTTATCCATCGGTGAATTTTGTTTGTCGAGCCAAGGAATTACAACTCCCAAAATGGGCAAAATATATAGCGTGAATGAGGGCAATTACAAAAAATTCCCTGTGGGTGTAAAAAATTATATCAAGTATTGCCAAGAGGATAATAAGGAGGAGAATCGCCCTTACAGCACGCGTTATATTGGTTCTTTTGTGGCCGATTTTCACCGCAACCTCATGAAAGGTGGAATATATATATATCCACCCACTGCCAAAGATGTGAATGGTAAGCTACGGTTGATATACGAATGTAACCCCATGGCATTTTTGGTAGAGCAAGCTGGCGGACGTGCTACAGATGGCACTCGTCGTATTTTGGAAATAAAACCTGATGAATTACACCAACGTGTTCCTGTTTTTATTGGTTCAGAAACCATGGTATTGAAGGCTGAGGAATTTGTACAAGCAGAAGTTGTGGCGTAA
- a CDS encoding glycosyltransferase family 2 protein, with amino-acid sequence METLFFSSLLVLVYTYLLYIVAIFLLSQFNKKKQLKSYAPSITVVVPCYNEKDYIAEKVKNTRELNYPNKKIIFITDGSDDGSDELLKKYPDIVVLHQPERAGKSMAENRAIGFVDTEITVFTDANSTLNPDALLYISNHFVDEMVAGVSGEKKILYNLTDNANSASEGLYWKYESMIKKFDSDFYTVVGAAGELFAVRTALYTPMPPDSINDDLTQSVMLNLQGYKIVYEPRAYAAETASANVQEELKRKIRMCAGAWQVMARYSGMFNFFKHPKLTFQFISHRVFRWTLCPLALITLFISNIILFDKNIYYNTFLYLQIAFYIIAILGYYINKVKVLYIPFYFVFMHWAAVLGFFRYMKGKQSVNWERVKRG; translated from the coding sequence TTGGAAACCCTGTTTTTTTCTTCGCTGCTGGTTTTAGTTTACACCTATTTATTATATATTGTTGCCATATTTTTATTGTCACAGTTCAACAAAAAAAAACAGCTAAAGTCTTATGCTCCTTCGATCACTGTTGTAGTTCCTTGCTATAATGAAAAAGATTATATAGCCGAAAAAGTAAAGAACACCCGCGAGCTAAATTATCCAAATAAGAAAATTATTTTTATTACTGATGGTTCTGATGATGGGTCGGATGAACTATTAAAAAAATATCCTGATATTGTTGTGTTACATCAACCTGAACGAGCAGGTAAATCAATGGCAGAGAATAGGGCTATTGGGTTTGTGGATACGGAAATAACTGTTTTTACCGATGCAAATTCAACTTTAAATCCCGATGCATTATTATATATATCAAATCATTTTGTGGATGAAATGGTAGCTGGGGTATCGGGCGAGAAAAAGATTTTATATAATTTAACCGACAATGCCAACAGTGCCAGTGAAGGATTGTATTGGAAATACGAATCAATGATTAAGAAATTCGACAGTGATTTTTACACTGTTGTAGGTGCCGCTGGCGAACTGTTTGCAGTTCGCACCGCACTATACACACCCATGCCGCCCGACAGTATCAACGACGATTTAACACAATCGGTGATGTTGAATTTGCAAGGATATAAAATTGTCTACGAACCTCGTGCCTACGCTGCGGAAACTGCGTCGGCAAATGTGCAGGAAGAATTGAAACGTAAAATTCGTATGTGTGCCGGTGCGTGGCAAGTAATGGCCCGCTACAGCGGAATGTTCAATTTTTTCAAACACCCCAAACTCACTTTTCAGTTTATATCACACCGAGTATTTCGATGGACCTTATGCCCTTTGGCATTAATTACATTATTTATTTCAAATATTATATTGTTCGATAAAAACATATATTATAATACTTTTCTCTATTTGCAAATTGCATTTTATATAATTGCTATCTTAGGATATTATATAAACAAAGTAAAGGTATTATATATTCCTTTTTACTTTGTATTTATGCACTGGGCCGCCGTACTAGGCTTCTTCCGATATATGAAGGGGAAGCAGAGTGTGAATTGGGAAAGAGTGAAAAGAGGTTAA
- a CDS encoding helix-turn-helix domain-containing protein, with protein MDSTNPALELAENFMHQTNCSVFLTGKAGTGKTTFLRELQNTCTKNMVIVAPTGVAAINAGGMTLHSLFQLPFGLYTPERKNYFAHENLLINDANTLLSQMRISKTKIDIFKEMELLIIDEVSMLRCDLLDEIDIILKHFRYNKKPFGGVQVLFIGDLYQLPPVVNDNEWKILSEFYETPFFFSAKVLQENPPLYIELQKIYRQNEEHFIALLNEIRNNNLNEDDFELLNQRRGAWTDDMDDYIVLTTHNKIADETNIQHLQRLEGEKYSYKASIKDDFNQYAYPTEVNLELKIGARIMFIKNDVGEERRYFNGKLGTISRIKGEEIYVKFDDNDFEMLLERETWKNNRYVLDKESNKISEEEIGSFTQYPIRLAWAITIHKSQGLTFEKAVIDAGRSFAPGQVYVALSRCTTLDGMILKSNITQQSVTTDERVIKYTNGAFDEDILLNVFQLEQKIFLKNKLLHTFDFKKIESEIRSFKENNIGKKIPNELAEKQWINAMIASIDEQQPIAEKFKLQLEALINEAESTTDSTTLKLRIEKAVDYFSEKVKTGMLMPTQVYLESLKSATRIKKYKFDVLAIELQLLNLAKKFSKIQYGDIAFKFPEFTYHKTQLPAEKPKGEKGSSAKESVALFLTGKTIAEIATVRNMALTTVEGHLAIGVQDGEIQIEQLVPEQKIKDILEVFEKNTFDTLAPYKEILGHSVSWGEFRSVIAYRKLMVREDG; from the coding sequence ATGGACTCAACAAACCCTGCATTAGAACTTGCAGAAAATTTCATGCACCAAACCAATTGCTCCGTGTTTCTCACAGGAAAAGCTGGTACAGGTAAAACTACATTTTTAAGAGAGTTGCAAAATACTTGTACCAAAAACATGGTAATTGTTGCACCTACAGGTGTCGCGGCCATCAATGCGGGTGGTATGACTCTGCATTCGCTCTTTCAATTGCCATTTGGACTATATACGCCCGAACGGAAGAACTATTTCGCACACGAAAATTTATTGATCAATGATGCAAATACTTTGCTGAGTCAGATGCGGATAAGTAAAACCAAAATTGATATATTCAAAGAAATGGAGCTACTTATTATCGATGAAGTAAGTATGTTGCGTTGCGATTTGTTGGATGAAATAGATATCATACTTAAGCATTTTCGATATAATAAAAAACCTTTTGGAGGTGTGCAAGTATTATTCATCGGAGACCTATACCAGTTGCCACCTGTAGTAAATGACAATGAATGGAAAATATTGTCTGAATTTTACGAAACGCCATTCTTTTTCAGTGCAAAAGTATTACAAGAAAATCCGCCTTTATATATAGAACTGCAAAAAATATATCGCCAAAATGAAGAGCATTTTATTGCCTTATTAAATGAAATTCGGAACAATAATTTGAATGAAGATGATTTTGAATTGCTGAATCAACGCCGCGGTGCATGGACCGATGACATGGATGATTATATAGTTTTGACCACCCATAATAAGATCGCAGACGAAACAAATATACAACATTTGCAAAGACTCGAAGGAGAAAAGTATAGTTATAAAGCATCCATCAAAGACGATTTTAATCAGTATGCATATCCAACTGAAGTGAATCTGGAATTGAAGATTGGAGCAAGGATTATGTTTATTAAAAACGATGTAGGGGAGGAGCGGAGATATTTTAACGGAAAGCTTGGCACCATTAGTAGAATTAAGGGTGAAGAAATATATGTGAAGTTTGATGATAATGATTTTGAGATGCTTTTGGAACGCGAAACCTGGAAAAATAATCGTTATGTATTAGATAAAGAAAGTAATAAAATTAGTGAGGAGGAAATTGGAAGTTTTACGCAATATCCTATCAGGTTGGCTTGGGCTATTACTATACATAAAAGTCAAGGATTAACTTTTGAAAAAGCAGTAATTGATGCAGGGAGATCTTTTGCTCCAGGTCAAGTGTATGTGGCATTGAGCCGCTGTACAACATTGGATGGCATGATTTTAAAATCGAATATTACGCAGCAAAGTGTTACAACCGATGAGCGTGTTATTAAATACACAAATGGTGCATTCGATGAAGATATATTATTAAATGTTTTTCAACTCGAACAAAAAATATTTCTTAAAAACAAACTATTACATACATTCGATTTCAAAAAAATTGAAAGTGAGATTCGTAGTTTTAAAGAAAACAATATAGGAAAAAAGATACCGAATGAGTTAGCAGAAAAGCAATGGATAAATGCCATGATAGCCAGTATAGACGAGCAACAACCTATTGCAGAAAAATTCAAATTGCAATTAGAGGCTTTAATTAATGAAGCAGAAAGTACCACAGATTCTACCACATTAAAACTACGAATTGAAAAAGCAGTTGACTATTTTTCTGAGAAAGTAAAAACAGGAATGTTGATGCCTACGCAGGTTTATTTAGAAAGTTTGAAGAGTGCTACACGAATTAAAAAGTATAAGTTCGATGTATTAGCAATAGAATTGCAATTGTTGAATTTAGCTAAGAAATTTAGTAAGATACAATATGGCGATATTGCATTTAAGTTCCCTGAATTTACGTATCATAAAACACAATTGCCCGCAGAAAAACCTAAGGGAGAAAAAGGCTCATCCGCCAAAGAAAGTGTCGCATTATTTCTTACTGGAAAAACCATTGCAGAAATAGCAACCGTAAGGAATATGGCCTTAACAACTGTTGAAGGTCATTTGGCGATTGGGGTGCAAGATGGGGAGATACAAATTGAACAACTTGTTCCCGAACAGAAAATAAAAGACATACTAGAAGTGTTCGAGAAAAATACATTTGACACACTTGCACCGTACAAAGAAATACTTGGACATAGTGTGAGTTGGGGAGAATTTAGGAGTGTGATTGCATATAGGAAACTAATGGTTAGAGAGGATGGTTAA
- a CDS encoding Hpt domain-containing protein — protein sequence MIINFDYLNSVTGGDKDILKQILQAYIDYMPGDVTELKRLLQGDDHMATGMQAHKVKSSARMIGLPCTNLLQDIETFAKTNTHIEQIPSKLEMAIDELYVAMEEIKQIIEQI from the coding sequence ATGATTATAAACTTCGACTATCTAAACAGTGTTACAGGTGGTGACAAAGATATCCTGAAACAAATACTGCAGGCTTATATAGATTATATGCCCGGCGATGTAACTGAATTAAAACGCTTATTGCAAGGCGATGACCACATGGCCACTGGCATGCAGGCACATAAAGTAAAGTCGTCGGCACGCATGATAGGCTTGCCTTGCACCAATTTATTACAAGATATTGAAACCTTTGCAAAAACGAATACCCATATTGAGCAAATACCTTCTAAATTGGAAATGGCTATTGATGAATTATATGTAGCGATGGAAGAAATAAAGCAGATTATCGAGCAAATTTAA